From the Mesotoga infera genome, the window TCCTGACACGAAATCAATATCAACAAATACCCTTTTGCCAGCAGATTTGAACTGGTCTATTCTCTCTTGAACTTCAAACAGGCCTCCATTGAGAAAAAAAACCGTCTCCGGTATAACGGCTTCCGGCCTCTCTTTTCTATCCCACAAAGCTGCAATGATTCCCTTAAGCATAGTAAACCTCCCTTAATCGATGATACACCATGTTCTGTAGATCGCTTATGTGCTCGTTGCTTTTAAGGTATCCGTAATGCATCATAATTAAATCTACACAAGAGAGTATCCGTAATCTGAAAAAACATTTGTGATATAATTCGACTAAACGTGGTAGAGTTTATGAGAAAACCACGCCATAATTTAATGGCGTGGTTTTCTTTTTGGAGGTGCCGGGATGCAGGCGGTGGTTATTGGTGGTGGAGTTGTCGGTTCGCTAATTGCCCGAGAACTCACAAGATACAAAATTGAAGTCGTTCTGGTTGAGAAGTCCGAGGATATAGGTCAAGGCGTTACCAAGGCGAATTCGGCGATTTTGCATGGTGGTTACGATGATCCGCCAGATACTCTAAGAGCGAAACTTTGTGCCGCCGGGAATTCGATGTTTACCAGGCTTTCTGAAGAGCTAAAGTTTCCTGTTAAGAGGACAGGGTCACTTGTGGTCGCCAGAGGCAGAGACGAACTGCCAAGACTTGAGGAGCTCCTTGAAAACGGCATCAGAAATGGTGTAGAAGGACTCAGAATTGTTGGGAAGAGTGAACTGAAGAGTCTGGAACCATACATTTCTGATGAGTTCAACTTTGCACTTCTTTGCAGCAGTGCCGGTATTACCGAGCCATGGATGGTAGCTATCTCTTCATCGATAAACGTCTCTGAAAACGGAGGCAAAATAATCACAAGCGATGAGGTAGTGGGCGGTACTATGAGAAATGGGAGGATTGAGAAGGTTCTTCTAAGATCGGGAAGAAAGCTAAGGGCTGATTTAGTGATAAACGCTGCGGGGGTATTCTTCGAGAGAGTTGCATCAAGCTTCGGAGTTGATGTGCCTTCCGTTAAATTGAGAAAGGGAGAGTACATTCTTTTGGATAAGAAAGCAAGTTCGCTTGTAAAAAGGATTATCTTTCCACTCCCAACTGCCGAAGGGAAAGGAAGACTCATTGTTCCAACGGTTGATGGAGGGGTTCTACTTGGTCCCACTTCTGTCGAGTTGCCGGGATTTACTCCTGAAGATGTGAGTACTACTTATGAGGGGC encodes:
- a CDS encoding NAD(P)/FAD-dependent oxidoreductase, which produces MQAVVIGGGVVGSLIARELTRYKIEVVLVEKSEDIGQGVTKANSAILHGGYDDPPDTLRAKLCAAGNSMFTRLSEELKFPVKRTGSLVVARGRDELPRLEELLENGIRNGVEGLRIVGKSELKSLEPYISDEFNFALLCSSAGITEPWMVAISSSINVSENGGKIITSDEVVGGTMRNGRIEKVLLRSGRKLRADLVINAAGVFFERVASSFGVDVPSVKLRKGEYILLDKKASSLVKRIIFPLPTAEGKGRLIVPTVDGGVLLGPTSVELPGFTPEDVSTTYEGLVSVRNSGEYLIPGIDNPGWYVKSFAGLRPETDQKDFYIRKAEELENFITVGAIRSPGLTAAPAIAEYVVTRIVPETGIRLVERDDFVSSIKERERIKELSFERVSQLIDKDPAYGRIVCQCNEVSETEVIQAIRDGART